Proteins encoded in a region of the Alphaproteobacteria bacterium genome:
- the lpxD gene encoding UDP-3-O-(3-hydroxymyristoyl)glucosamine N-acyltransferase, which translates to MADERFYQNTGPYTIQDLAALCGASLGPNVDPNQVITDVSPLHKANAGHISCLHNPKYIDQFKQTKASACLVSPEFEKYAPKGLTLLVSSQPYRAYGQVAALFYPSIRKEGGISPQASVHSTAKIGKNCYIGPFAVIQANVIVGEGCEIGSNTVIDTGCELGKECTIAPNVTISHAILGKRVVVKPGARIGQRGFGFHMDEDGHLNIPQLGRVIIGDEVEIGSNTTIDRGAEADTIIGCGTRLDNLVQIAHNVEVGENCVMVAQSGIAGSSQLGRFVVVAGQVGIAGHLHVGDGAKIAAQSGVMRDIGKGEIVAGYPSVSVRDWHRQTIALKRLTEKGN; encoded by the coding sequence GTGGCAGATGAGCGTTTTTATCAAAACACAGGACCCTACACCATTCAAGATCTGGCCGCCCTATGCGGCGCATCCTTGGGCCCAAACGTTGATCCCAACCAAGTTATTACGGATGTTTCACCATTGCACAAAGCCAATGCGGGACACATCTCATGCCTTCACAATCCCAAATATATTGACCAATTCAAACAAACCAAGGCTTCGGCTTGCTTGGTTTCTCCTGAATTCGAAAAATATGCCCCCAAAGGGCTAACGCTTCTTGTATCTTCTCAACCCTATCGGGCCTATGGTCAAGTGGCGGCTTTATTTTACCCCTCTATAAGAAAGGAGGGGGGGATTTCTCCTCAAGCCTCCGTCCACTCAACAGCAAAGATTGGCAAAAATTGCTATATTGGTCCATTTGCGGTCATTCAAGCGAATGTCATCGTTGGAGAGGGTTGTGAAATTGGCTCGAATACTGTGATTGATACAGGCTGTGAGCTGGGCAAAGAATGCACCATCGCCCCCAACGTCACCATCAGTCATGCCATCCTCGGAAAACGTGTCGTCGTCAAACCAGGTGCCCGCATCGGACAAAGAGGTTTTGGCTTCCATATGGATGAAGATGGTCATTTGAATATCCCCCAATTGGGGCGGGTGATCATCGGGGATGAGGTGGAAATCGGCTCCAACACAACGATTGATCGAGGGGCCGAAGCAGATACCATCATTGGTTGTGGCACAAGGCTTGATAATTTAGTCCAAATAGCCCATAACGTGGAAGTGGGTGAAAACTGTGTGATGGTTGCCCAATCGGGGATTGCGGGCAGCTCCCAATTGGGTCGTTTTGTCGTTGTGGCAGGGCAAGTTGGCATTGCTGGTCACCTTCATGTTGGCGATGGGGCCAAGATCGCGGCCCAAAGTGGCGTCATGCGGGATATTGGAAAAGGTGAAATCGTTGCCGGTTATCCATCCGTTTCCGTTCGGGATTGGCACCGCCAAACAATTGCGCTCAAAAGACTTACTGAAAAAGGAAATTAA
- a CDS encoding DUF924 domain-containing protein: MSYKDLPQNVSVLDFWFSPEVQPNWFIKDPSFDEEIRNRFLKEYEEIIAKFKDGKVDGIKDARQALSYVIVLDQFSRNMFRDKAEAFATDDLALNIAKYTVEKELDLELTEGEQYNFLYMPYMHSENLDEQEEGIRLFSRIPGNEQTVEFAVKHRDIIARFGRFPHRNVLLGRPSTPEEVDFMLEFFGF, from the coding sequence ATGTCTTATAAAGATTTGCCCCAAAACGTTTCCGTTCTCGACTTTTGGTTTTCACCCGAAGTGCAGCCAAATTGGTTTATCAAGGATCCCAGTTTTGATGAAGAAATTCGAAACCGATTTTTGAAAGAGTATGAAGAGATCATTGCAAAATTTAAGGATGGTAAAGTCGACGGGATTAAAGATGCCAGGCAAGCTCTCTCTTATGTCATCGTCCTTGACCAATTCTCCCGCAACATGTTTCGGGATAAAGCAGAAGCTTTTGCGACCGATGATTTGGCCCTCAACATAGCAAAATATACGGTCGAAAAGGAACTGGATCTGGAGTTGACCGAAGGGGAACAATACAATTTCCTCTATATGCCTTACATGCATAGTGAAAACCTGGATGAACAAGAGGAAGGTATCCGCCTCTTTTCGAGAATTCCCGGCAATGAGCAAACCGTAGAATTCGCTGTGAAACATCGCGATATCATCGCGCGCTTCGGGCGCTTTCCCCATCGAAACGTTCTTTTGGGACGACCCTCCACCCCAGAAGAGGTTGACTTTATGTTAGAATTCTTCGGGTTTTGA
- a CDS encoding gamma-glutamyl-gamma-aminobutyrate hydrolase family protein (Members of this family of hydrolases with an active site Cys residue belong to MEROPS family C26.) yields MSNKPLIAVTLDAESSGGYSKMPWYALRQNYCDAILRAGGIPFPVSHHTELAEDYVRLADGFVFTGGDFDIDPLLYGVNERHEKVTTKLERTAFEYHLLQLAHNQGKPILGICGGMQLLNVVLGGTLIQHVPDEVPNCLAHEQPNPRTEPGHDVEIYGDTLLHVLVNSVMVEGKIPVNSAHHQAVKTLGKGLCVNSIASDGVIEGIEDQKHPFCLGVQWHPEFHISEADHKIFEGFIRAATR; encoded by the coding sequence ATGAGTAATAAGCCGCTGATTGCCGTAACATTAGATGCAGAATCTTCAGGTGGATATTCTAAGATGCCCTGGTATGCGTTGCGGCAGAATTATTGTGATGCAATATTACGGGCAGGCGGTATTCCGTTTCCCGTTTCTCATCATACTGAATTGGCGGAAGATTACGTTCGCTTGGCCGATGGTTTCGTTTTCACTGGGGGCGATTTTGATATCGATCCTCTCCTTTATGGGGTGAATGAACGGCACGAAAAAGTCACAACAAAGCTGGAGCGTACCGCCTTTGAATATCATCTGCTTCAACTTGCCCACAACCAGGGAAAGCCCATATTAGGGATTTGTGGCGGTATGCAGCTATTGAATGTTGTTTTAGGAGGTACGCTCATTCAACATGTGCCTGATGAAGTTCCAAATTGCTTAGCCCATGAACAGCCCAATCCCCGCACGGAGCCTGGTCACGATGTTGAGATTTATGGGGATACCTTACTGCACGTTCTTGTAAATTCAGTCATGGTTGAGGGAAAAATTCCTGTCAATAGTGCCCACCATCAAGCCGTAAAAACCCTCGGGAAGGGTTTGTGCGTTAATTCAATCGCCTCCGATGGCGTTATTGAAGGGATTGAAGATCAAAAGCACCCTTTTTGCTTAGGCGTTCAATGGCATCCTGAATTTCATATTAGCGAAGCAGATCATAAAATCTTTGAAGGTTTTATTCGGGCTGCAACTCGATGA
- the mce gene encoding methylmalonyl-CoA epimerase — protein sequence MLNRLNHVAIAVPDLKKAAAFYRDVLGAKVSEPQDVAGHGVTSVFVELSNIKLELLTPLGETSPIAKYLEKNPQGGLHHLCFEVQDIHASKRVVEGAGVRVLNPPKPGAHGESVIFMHPKDTFGCLLELEEGQS from the coding sequence ATGCTCAACCGATTAAATCACGTGGCCATTGCCGTTCCTGACTTAAAGAAGGCGGCTGCGTTTTACCGAGATGTTTTGGGTGCAAAAGTATCTGAACCTCAAGACGTGGCGGGGCATGGGGTGACATCGGTTTTTGTTGAGCTTTCCAATATAAAACTTGAACTTTTGACGCCACTGGGGGAAACATCTCCTATCGCCAAATACTTAGAGAAAAACCCACAAGGGGGTTTGCATCATTTGTGTTTTGAGGTACAAGATATTCACGCCTCAAAACGAGTTGTGGAAGGCGCTGGGGTGCGTGTTTTGAATCCGCCGAAACCCGGAGCCCATGGTGAGTCTGTCATTTTTATGCATCCAAAAGATACTTTTGGATGTTTGTTAGAGTTAGAAGAAGGACAATCGTAA
- the fabZ gene encoding 3-hydroxyacyl-ACP dehydratase FabZ, translated as MKDPKSVNTIDVNEIMSLIPHRHPMLLIDRVEDIQLGLSAVGVKNVSINEWYFQGHFPGKPILPGVLIVEAMAQTAAVLVMKSNGADDNKLVYFMSVEEAKFRKPVVPGDVLKLKVSKDKSRGNVWKFKGDAYVDDVLVAEASFAAMIVDR; from the coding sequence ATGAAGGATCCAAAATCTGTTAACACTATTGATGTTAATGAAATTATGTCTCTCATCCCCCATCGGCATCCGATGTTACTCATTGACCGAGTTGAAGATATTCAGCTGGGCTTGAGCGCTGTTGGGGTAAAAAATGTCTCCATCAATGAGTGGTACTTCCAAGGGCATTTTCCGGGAAAGCCGATTTTGCCGGGCGTCCTCATTGTTGAAGCTATGGCCCAAACAGCCGCTGTTTTGGTGATGAAGTCCAATGGTGCTGATGACAACAAACTTGTCTATTTCATGTCCGTTGAAGAAGCCAAATTCCGCAAACCCGTTGTCCCTGGTGATGTCTTAAAATTGAAAGTCTCTAAAGATAAAAGCCGCGGCAATGTCTGGAAATTTAAAGGCGATGCTTATGTGGACGACGTTCTGGTTGCCGAAGCCTCCTTTGCCGCGATGATTGTGGATCGGTAG
- a CDS encoding rRNA pseudouridine synthase: protein MTTPQSPERIAKRMARAGLCSRRDAERWIFDGRVTIDGVILNTPAIIVTDEMDIRVDGKPITQAPAARVWLYHKPAGLLTTHSDPQGRPTIFETLPDFLPRVISVGRLDLNSEGLLLLTNDGELSRYAELPATGWARTYRVRVFGEVDHQALKDLENGITVDDVTYGRIEAEVIDGPDENTRMNTWITMTLYEGKNREIRKVLAHLGLRVNRLIRITYGPFSLGELEPGEGTEVPSEEVEKIFGNKGS, encoded by the coding sequence ATGACGACCCCACAATCACCAGAACGAATCGCCAAGCGCATGGCCCGGGCAGGTTTATGTTCACGTCGTGACGCGGAACGCTGGATCTTTGACGGTCGCGTGACCATTGATGGGGTCATTCTCAACACCCCGGCCATTATCGTGACGGACGAAATGGACATTCGCGTTGATGGAAAGCCTATCACCCAAGCCCCGGCGGCTCGAGTGTGGCTGTATCACAAGCCAGCGGGCCTGTTGACCACCCATTCTGACCCCCAAGGGCGTCCCACCATTTTTGAAACGCTTCCTGACTTTTTGCCTCGCGTGATTTCCGTCGGACGCCTGGATCTCAATTCAGAAGGATTGCTTCTGTTGACCAACGACGGTGAGTTGTCTCGGTATGCAGAGCTTCCCGCTACAGGATGGGCGCGCACCTACCGCGTTCGTGTGTTTGGGGAAGTGGATCACCAAGCTTTGAAGGACCTTGAGAATGGTATTACGGTTGATGATGTGACTTATGGTCGTATCGAGGCTGAAGTTATTGATGGCCCGGATGAAAATACACGTATGAATACCTGGATTACTATGACCCTTTATGAAGGTAAGAACCGCGAAATCCGCAAAGTTTTGGCTCACCTAGGTCTTCGCGTGAATCGCCTTATTCGCATCACCTATGGCCCCTTTTCTTTAGGGGAATTAGAGCCAGGGGAGGGGACGGAAGTGCCTTCTGAAGAGGTTGAAAAGATTTTTGGGAATAAGGGATCCTGA